Proteins from a genomic interval of Coregonus clupeaformis isolate EN_2021a chromosome 4, ASM2061545v1, whole genome shotgun sequence:
- the LOC121552841 gene encoding interferon alpha/beta receptor 1a isoform X1: MLLRLFPWPVFLLAYSEFTVLPSPHNVKMDAVNTQYIMRWDWNHSLANHNVTFTAQYTFSNQRFDEGSYSGKCIRITEERCDFSRELDLYVGSYILRVRAEGRGQMSNWSCLKFVPDEDAALGPPSHVALDPGDAMVTVSFRKPMKEQDHTMRSMLDSMSFSLQYWEKHPPSKKQENVFDTEERTLFFLKPWTEYCMQVSAFIKLSNKTSPYTPQQCVRTLGKRHPPVWQVLLALLCCVTLMTVPICRRYKKRKSIVSKYTFPSSILHNTQDQMFLLLPREESCVATAVVAVQVEQTSQGQQQQVKGQRDVEAEQDSGSSSIQRGQGSSSHDSGIYLGEDSGKRSVGSTTTSQPEDTLRKNIDPFSKLL; encoded by the exons ATGCTATTACGCCTATTTCCTTGGCCAGTTTTCCTCCTTGCATACTCCG AGTTCACTGTGCTGCCTAGTCCTCATAACGTGAAGATGGATGCAGTGAACACTCAATACATAATGAGATGGGACTGGAATCACTCCCTGGCCAATCACAACGTCACGTTCACCGCACAATACACATT TTCTAATCAACGGTTTGACGAGGGATCCTACTCAGGGAAATGTATCAGGATAACTGAGGAGAGGTGTGACTTCTCTAGGGAGCTGGACCTCTACGTTGGGTCATACATACTGAGAGTGAGGGCCGAGGGCAGGGGTCAGATGTCAAACTGGTCCTGTCTGAAGTTCGTTCCTGATGAAGATG CGGCCCTAGGCCCCCCGTCCCATGTGGCGTTAGATCCAGGGGACGCCATGGTAACAGTGAGCTTCAGGAAGCCAATGAAGGAGCAGGACCACACAATGAGGTCCATGTTGGACTCCATGTCCTTCAGTCTGCAGTATTGGGAGAAACATCCACCCAGCAAG AAACAAGAGAACGTTTTTGACACCGAAGAGAGAACACTGTTCTTTCTGAAGCCCTGGACAGAGTACTGCATGCAGGTCAGCgcattcatcaaactgtccaataaGACCAGCCCCTACACACCGCAACAGTGTGTGAGGACCCTGGGTAAAA GACACCCTCCGGTGTGGCAGGTGTTGCTGGCTCTGCTGTGCTGTGTCACACTGATGACAGTGCCCATCTGCAGACGCTACAAAAAGAGAAAAAGTATTGTCTCAAAGTACACatttcctagcagtatactgcATAACACACAGGATCAAATGTTCCTTCTCCTGCCTCGGGAGGAGAGCTGTGTGGCCACGGCTGTGGTGGCTGTACAGGTAGAGCAGACAAGCCAGGGTCAACAACAACAGGTCAAGGGTCAGAGAGATGTTGAGGCAGAGCAGGACAGTGGCTCCTCCTCCATCCAGAGAGGACAAGGCAGCTCCAGTCATGACTCTGGGATCTACTTAGGAGAAGACAGTGGAAAGAGGAGTGTGGGGTCAACAACAACAAGTCAACCTGAAGACACACTGAGAAAAAATATTGATCCCTTTAGCAAACTGCTGTAG
- the LOC121552841 gene encoding interferon alpha/beta receptor 1a isoform X2 produces MLLRLFPWPVFLLAYSEFTVLPSPHNVKMDAVNTQYIMRWDWNHSLANHNVTFTAQYTFSNQRFDEGSYSGKCIRITEERCDFSRELDLYVGSYILRVRAEGRGQMSNWSCLKFVPDEDAALGPPSHVALDPGDAMVTVSFRKPMKEQDHTMRSMLDSMSFSLQYWEKHPPSKKQENVFDTEERTLFFLKPWTEYCMQVSAFIKLSNKTSPYTPQQCVRTLGHPPVWQVLLALLCCVTLMTVPICRRYKKRKSIVSKYTFPSSILHNTQDQMFLLLPREESCVATAVVAVQVEQTSQGQQQQVKGQRDVEAEQDSGSSSIQRGQGSSSHDSGIYLGEDSGKRSVGSTTTSQPEDTLRKNIDPFSKLL; encoded by the exons ATGCTATTACGCCTATTTCCTTGGCCAGTTTTCCTCCTTGCATACTCCG AGTTCACTGTGCTGCCTAGTCCTCATAACGTGAAGATGGATGCAGTGAACACTCAATACATAATGAGATGGGACTGGAATCACTCCCTGGCCAATCACAACGTCACGTTCACCGCACAATACACATT TTCTAATCAACGGTTTGACGAGGGATCCTACTCAGGGAAATGTATCAGGATAACTGAGGAGAGGTGTGACTTCTCTAGGGAGCTGGACCTCTACGTTGGGTCATACATACTGAGAGTGAGGGCCGAGGGCAGGGGTCAGATGTCAAACTGGTCCTGTCTGAAGTTCGTTCCTGATGAAGATG CGGCCCTAGGCCCCCCGTCCCATGTGGCGTTAGATCCAGGGGACGCCATGGTAACAGTGAGCTTCAGGAAGCCAATGAAGGAGCAGGACCACACAATGAGGTCCATGTTGGACTCCATGTCCTTCAGTCTGCAGTATTGGGAGAAACATCCACCCAGCAAG AAACAAGAGAACGTTTTTGACACCGAAGAGAGAACACTGTTCTTTCTGAAGCCCTGGACAGAGTACTGCATGCAGGTCAGCgcattcatcaaactgtccaataaGACCAGCCCCTACACACCGCAACAGTGTGTGAGGACCCTGG GACACCCTCCGGTGTGGCAGGTGTTGCTGGCTCTGCTGTGCTGTGTCACACTGATGACAGTGCCCATCTGCAGACGCTACAAAAAGAGAAAAAGTATTGTCTCAAAGTACACatttcctagcagtatactgcATAACACACAGGATCAAATGTTCCTTCTCCTGCCTCGGGAGGAGAGCTGTGTGGCCACGGCTGTGGTGGCTGTACAGGTAGAGCAGACAAGCCAGGGTCAACAACAACAGGTCAAGGGTCAGAGAGATGTTGAGGCAGAGCAGGACAGTGGCTCCTCCTCCATCCAGAGAGGACAAGGCAGCTCCAGTCATGACTCTGGGATCTACTTAGGAGAAGACAGTGGAAAGAGGAGTGTGGGGTCAACAACAACAAGTCAACCTGAAGACACACTGAGAAAAAATATTGATCCCTTTAGCAAACTGCTGTAG